One part of the Vicia villosa cultivar HV-30 ecotype Madison, WI unplaced genomic scaffold, Vvil1.0 ctg.001616F_1_1, whole genome shotgun sequence genome encodes these proteins:
- the LOC131636013 gene encoding disease resistance protein SUMM2-like isoform X8 yields the protein MGSFLLDLAKSYVEQLINKVIAESRYICCFTCIAKDFEEEKVRLEVERETFERHIEEATRRGEVILPDARAWKEEVDQLIQEDTKKRQKCFFESCPHCLWRYTRGKFLANKKEQIKELMVKRKGLTIGLPAHLPDIERFTTQHYVHLKSRETQYRKLLVELKDDNNYMIGLHGMGGTGKTTLIKKVGKELKESKQFTLVIFTTVSSSPNIKKIQDDIAKPLGLKFDNYNDTDRTEKLWNRLTNGEKILLILDDVWDKVNFEEIGIPFSDNHKGCRIVVTTRSQLVCHNLGCNKIIQLDLISNEDAWIMFKKFANLCETTSTNFFLDRGRKIANECKNLPIAIAVIASSLKGKKLQQHREEWDMALKFLKKDISRHKDRDDVLEIYKCLKFSYDKLDEETKNLFLLCSVFREDEEILIESLARHAIGGGLFGEVYGSYEETRRQLVISKNKLLDSCLLLEAGQRRVKMHDFVRDAAQWIANKEIQTRKVYDKNQKEMIEKEKNIKYLLCEGEAKEIFSCKFDGSKVKILIVIFYVHFDIEIKVPNSFFENNISLRVFNLRSGDGLSAIISLPQSMQQLKNIRSLMFAQCVLGDISIFGKLQSLEELDLYQCEINELPNGIAELKKFGFLKLEWCSIGGNNPFEVIKRCSSLQELYFIDNFEFSYGEITFPKLLQRFRVSDSEINSSRSKYVSIERRKELFLSETTFKYCMQEAEVLRLTRIEGEWRNIIPDIVHMDHGMNDLVELGLCSMSQLKFLINTKHPHSQVSNVFSKLVVLRLTEMENLKELCNGSLSVDSFKSLESLSIDNCKQLGSLSGIANQCNLRSVSLMSCPMLISLFEVSTSHNLVLLEKLEVIDCENLEYLIKDERNGETFESNSSNPMFMKLNVLEILGCPKFEIIFPLISAHDLPALKSIKVEICDKLKYIFGQYVELGSLEDMKLGCVPNFIDIFPECNRTMSFFVNRSSPISISASKPTTHSNTIKCSILSWTDRYCCGKKLRSTTSSKIPLIDENQPHIKLMKSNSNCLSINIWELSKILCNVKKIELTDLRKIKSVFVLSFAPMLLEVLIIERCHELKHIIIDTGDDDDSTGGNNYGNVFPKLKKLVIDDCMQLECIFGHYNNDHPNHTERIFCVNEVNEQQVNSGLKNILCPFAGPENSFALLNLTKVIIIRCEKLQIIFPASMLRCLPQLDELIIRDCEELKHIFQDDLEYQNMSSSTTCFPKLKALVVEKCNKLKYVFPVSICDQLPELRVLFIIEAKELENIFKSSEGEGIEIVRIPNLKLVVTLGLPSLFQTQEIQFQRAKYRFIKNCDKLSLTSTSTELNLQLFWSNCADIPDFEWSYYLYNRVQELVTEIEVEAASKDEMTSPQMKVKQTQETDQELVFENVVGQVTPLVAILPTNSEAPRNEQSVDQQSPLEETDATVTPSQLEGSMSEKAAGTKNVSPKQQGIEISDEEKTTSANTKIITSSTRLESGSTSEKIAAATLSTISRTKNESPLQKAYVINFTLFIISNF from the exons ATGGGGAGTTTCTTGCTTGACTTGGCGAAATCATATGTGGAGCAATTGATAAATAAGGTGATTGCAGAATCAAGATATATTTGTTGCTTCACATGCATTGCTAAGGATTTCGAAGAAGAAAAAGTTAGATTGGAAGTAGAAAGGGAAACTTTTGAGCGACACATTGAAGAGGCAACAAGAAGAGGGGAAGTTATTCTACCCGATGCTCGTGCTTGGAAAGAGGAAGTTGATCAGCTCATTCAAGAAGATAccaaaaaaagacaaaaatgtttttttgaaTCCTGTCCTCATTGCTTATGGAGATATACTAGAGGAAAATTTCTGGCAAATAAGAAGGAGCAAATTAAAGAATTGATGGTAAAAAGAAAGGGACTTACAATTGGACTCCCTGCTCATCTTCCTGATATTGAACGATTTACGACCCAACACTATGTGCATCTTAAAAGCAGAGAAACTCAATACAGAAAGCTTTTGGTCGAACTCAAAGATGACAACAATTATATGATTGGGTTGCATGGAATGGGAGGCACGGGGAAAACTACATTGATCAAGAAAGTGGGTAAGGAACTTAAGGAATCAAAACAATTTACTCTGGTCATTTTTACGACTGTGTCATCGTCTCCCAATATTAAAAAGATTCAAGATGATATTGCCAAGCCTTTGGGATTGAAATTTGATAACTATAATGATACAGATCGAACTGAAAAACTATGGAACAGATTAACCAATGGTGAGAAGATTCTTCTAATATTGGATGACGTGTGGGACAAAGTAAATTTTGAAGAAATTGGAATTCCGTTTAGTGACAATCACAAAGGTTGTAGGATTGTTGTAACCACACGCAGTCAGTTGGTGTGCCACAATTTAGGGTGCAATAAGATAATCCAACTAGATCTCATATCTAATGAAGATGCATGGATCATGTTCAAAAAGTTTGCTAATCTATGTGAAACCACCTCAACAAACTTTTTTCTTGACAGGGGCCGTAAAATTGCAAATGAATGCAAAAACCTACCTATTGCAATTGCTGTTATCGCTAGTAGTTTGAAGGGAAAAAAACTTCAGCAACATCGTGAGGAATGGGACATGGCCTTAAAATTCTTAAAAAAAGACATCTCAAGGCACAAGGATCGTGATGATGTTCTTGAAATTTATAAATGCTTGAAATTTAGCTATGATAAGTTGGATGAAGAGACCAAGAATCTATTCCTTTTGTGTTCTGTATTTCgagaagatgaagaaattttAATTGAAAGTTTAGCTAGACATGCCATCGGAGGAGGCCTTTTTGGGGAAGTTTATGGCAGCTACGAAGAAACCCGAAGACAATTAGTTATATCCAAAAACAAACTCCTAGATTCTTGTTTATTGTTGGAGGCCGGTCAAAGGAGAGTGAAAATGCACGACTTCGTTCGTGATGCAGCCCAATGGATAGCGAATAAAGAGATTCAAACAAGAAAAGTGTATGacaaaaatcaaaaggaaatgattgaaaaggaaaaaaatattaaatatttgctATGCGAAGGAGAGGCAAAGGAGATATTTTCTTGCAAGTTTGATGGTTCCAAGGTTAAGATTCTAATTGTCATCTTCTATGTGCATTTTGATATAGAAATTAAAGTCCCAaattcattttttgaaaataatatcagTCTTCGAGTTTTTAATTTACGCAGTGGTGATGGTTTGAGTGCTATTATATCATTACCTCAATCAATGCAACAATTGAAGAATATCCGATCTCTTATGTTTGCACAGTGTGTTTTGGGTGACATCTCTATCTTTGGAAAGCTGCAAAGTCTTGAGGAACTTGATTTGTATCAATGTGAAATTAATGAATTGCCTAATGGAATTGCAGAACTAAAGAaatttggatttttgaaattggAATGGTGTTCAATTGGTGGGAATAATCCATTTGAAGTGATTAAAAGATGCTCATCACTTCAAGAGTTGTACTTCATAGATAACTTTGAATTTTCTTATGGAGAAATAACTTTTCCTAAATTATTGCAGAGGTTTCGTGTAAGTGACAGTGAAATTAATTCTTCACGATCAAAGTATGTGTCTATTGAACGGAGGAAAGAGCTTTTCCTATCTGAAACAACATTTAAGTATTGTATGCAAGAAGCAGAGGTTCTTAGACTAACAAGAATCGAGGGGGAATGGAGAAATATCATACCTGATATTGTTCATATGGATCACGGTATGAATGATCTAGTTGAGCTTGGCTTATGTTCCATGTCACAACTAAAGTTCCTCATTAACACTAAGCATCCTCATTCTCAAGTATCAAATGTTTTCTCCAAGTTGGTTGTGTTACGTCTAACAGAAATGGAAAATTTGAAAGAGTTGTGTAATGGTTCTCTTTCCGTTGACTCTTTTAAGAGTTTAGAGAGTCTCTCTATAGATAATTGCAAACAGTTGGGAAGCTTATCGGGGATTGCAAACCAATGCAATCTAAGGAGCGTGTCATTGATGAGTTGTCCCATGTTGATCTCCCTATTTGAAGTGTCAACTTCTCATAATCTAGTGTTGTTAGAGAAATTAGAAGTAATAGATTGTGAGAATCTTGAATACTTAataaaagatgaaagaaatgggGAAACATTTGAAAGCAACAGTAGCaatccaatgtttatgaaattGAATGTTCTTGAAATTCTGGGCTGTCCAAAATTTGAAATAATATTTCCGCTTATCTCTGCTCATGATCTTCCTGCACTAAAATCTATCAAGGTGGAAATATGTGATAAGTTAAAATACATATTTGGTCAATATGTCGAACTTGGGTCCCTAGAAGATATGAAGCTTGGCTGTGTACCCAATTTTATTGACATTTTTCCAGAATGTAATCGTACAATGTCTTTCTTTGTTAATAGGTCATCTCCTATTTCTATATCTGCTTCCAAGCCAACTACACACTCAAACACTATCAAATGCAGCATCTTGTCATGGACTGATAGGTATTGTTGTGGTAAAAAATTGAGGAGTACCACAAGTTCTAAAATTCCATTGATTGATGAGAATCAACCGCACATCAAATTAATG AAATCAAACTCAAATTGTCTTAGCATAAACATTTGGGAGCTATCTAAGATCCTATGCAATGTTAAAAAGATTGAGTTGACTGATTTGAGGAAGATAAAATCAGTATTTGTCCTATCTTTTGCTCCAATGTTGTTGGAAGTTTTGATAATTGAGAGATGTCATGAATTGAAGCACATAATAATAGACACGggagatgatgatgatagtacTGGTGGAAATAATTATGGCAATGTCTTCCCAAAATTAAAAAAGCTCGTTATTGATGATTGCATGCAATTAGAGTGCATATTTGGACACTACAATAACGATCATCCAAACCACACTGAAAGAATATTTTGTGTCAATGAAGTAAATGAACAACAAGTGAACTCaggattgaagaatattttgTGTCCGTTTGCAGGTCCCGAAAATTCTTTTGCCCTCCTGAATCTAACAAAGGTAATAATTATTAGATGTGAAAAATTGCAAATAATTTTCCCTGCTTCTATGTTAAGATGCCTACCACAATTGGATGAGTTAATCATACGTGACTGTGAGGAGTTGAAACATATCTTCCAAGATGATTTGGAGTATCAAAATATGTCGTCTTCAACAACATGCTTCCCAAAGCTAAAAGCACTTGTTGTAGAAAAATGCAACAAATTGAAATATGTGTTTCCAGTCTCTATTTGTGACCAACTTCCTGAGTTAAGGGTTCTATTCATAATAGAAGCAAAAGAGTTAGAGAATATATTTAAAAGTAGTGAAGGTGAGGGAATTGAGATTGTCAGGATTCCAAATTTGAAACTTGTAGTAACTTTGGGTCTACCAAGCCTCTTCCAGACACAGGAAATTCAATTTCAGAGAGCAAAATATCGTTTTATAAAGAATTGTGATAAACTctctttgacttcaacatcaacaGAGCTCAACCTCCAGCTCTTTTGGAGTAACTGTGCTGATATTCCAG ATTTTGAATGGAGTTATTATTTGTACAATCGAGTTCAAGAGTTAGTTACTGAGATTGAAGTTGAAGCAGCATCAAAAGATGAGATGACTTCTCCACAG ATGAAAGTAAAACAAACACAAGAGACAGACCAAGAACTTGTTTTTGAAAATGTTGTTGGTCAAGTGACACCATTAGTAGCAATACTACCAACAAATTCAGAA GCACCGAGGAATGAACAATCAGTTGATCAACAAAGTCCACTTGAAGAAACTGATGCTACTGTCACACCTTCACAG TTGGAGGGTTCAATGTCTGAAAAAGCTGCGGGAACAAAGAATGTGTCACCTAAACAACAA GGTATTGAGATAAGTGATGAAGAAAAAACTACATCAGCTAATACAAAGATAATAACATCATCAACTCGTTTAGAATCA GGTTCAACGTCAGAAAAAATAGCAGCAGCCACTTTGTCCACCATTTCAAGAACAAAGAATGAGTCACCTTTACAAAAAGCTTATGTTATTAATTTTACACtttttataatttcaaatttttaa